A region of the Leptolyngbya sp. CCY15150 genome:
CAAAAGCGCCGAGTTGTGCAGCCCGAGTTGGTGCATGTGCTAGCAGAGGTCTTGCCCGCTGGCGGCCAGGTGTTTCTCCAATCTGACATCGAAAGCGTCGCTGTGGCCATGGGCGATCGCTTTTCTGAGCATGGAGGGTTTGTTCGTTCTAGTCCAGACTGGCTGGACGCGAGTCCATTCCCAGTCCAAACGGAGCGGGAAGCCGTTACCTTATCTCAAGGAAAACCGGTTTATCGCGCCTTGTATGTCCGCACCTAGGTACAGGAGGGAGGTTGAGCGCAAAAAACGTTGGGCAAGGGATTGGGTATCGATCTGATGGATTGATCGATCCATCAGATCGTCTTGCCCAGAACCTACAACCATCGGACTTCCCCCCGCTTCGAGACGCTAATCGTCCATACCAAACGTCCAAGCCATGGCGTTTCTGGCTCTCAAATCTAGCATTCATCTATCTCAAACGCCCTACCCATACGTCTTTTGACCTCCAACATCCCCTGCCCCATTAGACAAAGAGCAGCCTGCCGGGGGAAATATAAAGTTATAGCTGCAATTTCGAGAAAGAGTGTTGCGTTTCAGAATGAATAAGACACAATTAAAAAAGTCGGGTCATGGCTAGCTTGTGCCATGACGTCTAAGCTCGTCCTTTGCAATGCTATTTTTTTGTCTCAGCACAAGCAACCGTCAAGTGTGTTAAGACAGATTGAGTCAAAAGGTTGGATGAGATTCTAAAACGATTCTTCTGTCTAGCGGGCTATTGTGCCTATCGCGTTAGTCTATAAAGTAGAGGGCAACCCACACTGTCTCATAAGCAGGTGTGGCTACGGTCGTCTGCTTCATAGGTTCTACATCTACTGCCATAGTCTTACGGGTAGGAGTTTTGCTGGGAATATCGCACTATCTATTACCCACGTAGCTCTCCGCTCAGTTCTTAACTCGGAGTGCTCGGTTTTATCCCTATGCCAACCGCCACTGTTCTCAACTTTTTAATATCAGCACCTACCATTCTCGCCACGGAGCCCCTCTCCACCGTGGCGACTTGGCTGGCTGACCATCCCTGTGAGCAGGTGGTGGTGCTCAACGAGCACCAGCGGCCCATAGGGTGGGTGCGATCGCTAGAGGTGCTGACCGTAGCTTGGCGGCGCAATGCATCCCCTTCATCAAACCATACAGAAGACTATGGCATTCCACCGGATCTGATGCGATCGCTGCCCTTAGTAACCAATAGCGAGTTAGCGCTAGAGCTGGGACGACAGGGCATGGCCGCGCCCCTGCCAGACATCATTGCCATTGTCGATCCTGAGGGATGCTATTTGGGGTTACTCAACCAAACAGAATTTTGGCGGTTTATCGCTCTTCAGCCATCGGCTAGCACCAAGCCCCCCGAGTCACCAGCCTGGCCTATTCCAATTGACCCGTCCCCCACCGCCCTGCTCGTGCAGGTTCTGGATCACCTACCGCTGCCCCTCATGCTGCAGACCAGCAGCGGCACAGTCATCGCCCAAAATCAAATTTGGCAGCGGCAGATTGGCGAAGTGCCCCATCTGCGCAGCAATCTACAAACGGTGAAACAGGCCGCCACCGATCCATCGATCCTCGCCCACCCCTGGGAAAGCGAACAGTTTTCCAGCCTCCGACAACCCTCCCTATCCCTCGCCTCCATCGCCCAGGGATACCAAGTCACCAAGGGCGGCGACGTCTTGAGCGCCAATCAATGCCGCATTGATGCAGATACGAATACCTGCATTTGCGTTTGTCCGACCTCCGATGGCAGCAATCGGCTCTGGCAGTTCACCACCGTCTCCCTAGGGGACGTGCGATCGCCAGACTACGATGCCGCCTATGATTCCCTATGGCTCGTCTTAGCCCAGGACTACACCGAACAGCAGCGGGTTGGGCAAGAGTTGGCGGCCAAAAATGCCGACCTCATTCAGCTCAATCGTCTCAAGGATGAGTTTTTGGCCTGCATCAGTCACGAGCTAAAAACGCCGCTCACATCCATTTTGGGACTATCAAGCTTGCTGAAAGATCAGGCGATTGGAGCCATGAGCGATCGCCAAGCCCGCTATGCACAATTGATCTACCAAAGCAGTCGGCATTTGATGCTGATTGTCAACGATATTCTCGATCTGACGCGCATTGAAACCGGGCAAATGGAGCTGATCCTAGAGCCCGTCAACCTAGAGGTCGTTTGCCACCGCGCCTACGAACAGGTGACTCAGGGCCATGGCGGCCCGTCCAATCCCCTACACCAAGAGGGGGAGGATGATCCAACAGCATCGTGCCCCTCTATTCAGGTGACGATCCGCACAGACCAAGCTTGCCTCTTAGCCGATGAACTGCGCCTGCGCCAAATGCTGGCCAACCTACTGTCAAATGCCATGAAATTCACCACGGCATCTGGGGCAGTGGGGCTGGAGGTGGAAGACTGGGGGCATTGGCTAGCCTTCACCGTGTGGGACACGGGCATGGGAATTCCCGCCGATAAACAACACCTAATTTTCCAGAAATTCCAACAGCTTGAACAGCCCCTAACACGCAGTTTTGAAGGAACAGGACTCGGGTTAGTGATCACCCAGCGGCTAGCTCGTCTGCACGGGGGTGAGGTGACGTTCACATCCAAAGAGGGGGAGGGAAGCCGGTTTACCATTCTTCTGCCCGTGGTGCCGCCCCAGGCCAAGCAAACCCTTGACCCGGCAGAAGCAGCGGTGATCCTGCCCCATAAGCGATCGTCTAATAATCGGCTGATGCTGGTGATGGAGTCTGTCCCCCAGTTGCTCGACGACGTGACCTATCACCTAGGCAAACTGGGCTACCAGGTGGCGATCGCTCGCTCCGGAACCGAGGCCCTAGAAAAAACTCGGCAGCTTCAGCCAGCTATGGTATTCCTCGATCCCGTCCTACCGCAGCTTTCGGGATGGGATGTACTGACGCTGCTCAAGTCTGATGACGACACCAGCCATATTCCCATCATTGCCATGACCACCCAGGCCGAAAGCCAGCGGGCGGAGTCTGCCGGAGTAGATGGTGTGCTCAGCTTACCCATCGATGGGGAGGCCCTAGAGCAGTTGATGGATCAACAGCTTGCGATCGCGACGCCTACCGAACAGTACCCGAGCCTAACGGTGTTACACCTTGGCCAACCCAGCCCATGGACTGAGATCGCCTTGGCAGATCCCGACTGGGTGCCGTCGCCTGACGGCAGCGATCGCTCTCCAGTTTTAGACCTCAATCATTTGCTGCATCCCTACCATTGCCGGGTTTTAGAAGTTGACGATATCGATCAGGCTGATGTGCTATCGCGGGTGTGGCGGCCGGATGTGGTACTCCTCAGCGATCGCGCAGCGGATCCCGTCGCTTATTTCCAGCAAATTCAGGACTGCTCCTACCTAAGCACCCTGCCGATGATTACCCTCACGGCGGAACTCACCCAGGCAGCCAATCAATACCCTGAACTCACGGTGTTCCCCTGTCTCGACCCTGCGGCCCCGGTTTCACCCATGAGTCGAGATGCTGGCATTCCAACCCTGCTGGAGGTGATTCGGGTGGCCACCGGCACCTATTGGACACCCCATGTTTTGGTGGTCGATGTCACCACAACAGGAGAGACGCCCCTGCTGCAGCCACCGCTCCAATATCTACAGCAGTCAGGTCTAGCCAGTGTTATTGCCCAATCTCCCACGGAGATGGCTCAAGCGCTTCAGCAAAAGTCTGGGGATTTGCTGCTGCTCTGCACCGATACCCTGGCCTTTAACCCAGCCTTGGTGCAGGTGATTCAAATCTTAGAGCAGGCTCCTATTCGACCACCGGTTTTAGTGTGGCAGCAGGCAGGACGGCAAGGACAGCGATCGGCTAGTCCAGAGTTTTGGTCAGAAACCCAAACTCTGCGCCAGCGGTTAGATGCGATCGCTGCCCAAATGCTACCCCTGGATATTTTGGTCGAAGACGTCATTTTGCGGATTCAAAGCACCTTAGGGCAACAATATTCCCAATCCCAGTGAGCGCTTCCAGGTAGCATTCCAAAGAGAACTACTCCTCCGGCGGTGGCGGCAAATCATCGGGCAGGGGCAAGGTGACGCGAAAGAGCTGGAACGCATCGGTTTCCTCTAGTTTTTCGGCTTGATCTAGGGGGAGGCCTGTGCGCCGCAGCCGCCCTGGATAGCCCAGCAGCAGAAGGGAGTCCGGTGCATCCGGGCGATCGCCCAAGCGCTGCAGACGCTGGATCACCAAACTGGGAGCGCTCAAATATAAAATCGGCTGCTGGGTATAAAACACCAGGCTGGGCTTACTAAACCCCACCATGGCAATGGGTTCATTGGGCCGCTGCTGAGCAACCGCCACCTGAGCAAGATGGCGCAGGGGAGCTTGGCGTAGTTCATCGACGATGAACCCCATGGGCATCACCGTCACCATCAAAAAGGCCGCAAAACCGACGATATGCACAGACCAAAACCAGCGCCCCTGCCCCTTGAGCCACAAGGTGACCATGGCGATCGCCATCAGCAGCCATACGACCGTGCCAGCCTGGAGCAGCGATGTTTGCTGAATCACCTCCGGCAACGTGGGCATCGCCGGATCATCGCCCATCACCGCAGGGCTATAGAGCAAGGCAATCCCCAAGGCCACAGACAGCACCACGGTTACACCATGACTGAGGCGAATCGCCCAGCCCTGAGATGGCGATCGCAGCAGTTGATCACTCCAAAATAAACCCACCAGTATCGCGGCCGCCGGCATCAAGGGCAGCACATAGCTGGGTAGCTTGGTGACCGCCACGGTGAAGAATCCAAAAATCACCCCAAACCAAGCCAGGGCAAACAAACTCAGTTGCCCAGATCGGGGTTGATCTACCCAGAGCGATCGCCGCCAAACCTGCAAACGAGCGATCGCCACCGGCAGATAGATCGAGCCGGGAAAGAAGCCCGCTAGGACAACGATGAAGTAAAAATACCAAGGCGCACCGTGGTTGTTGACTACTTGGGTGAAGCGCTCAAAGTTGTGGTAGCCAAAAAAGCTATCGGTGTAGGCAGCCCCGTTTTCTAAAATAACCAGCACATACCAGGGCAGCGTCAGGATCACAAACCAGAGAATCCCCAACACCAGATGCATTTCCTTCCACAGCACCGTCCAGAGGTTGCCGGTGTATGCCAAAAAGCAAATAATAGTCAAGCCGGGAATCACCAAACCCACCGGCCCCTTCGCAAGTACGGCTAAGGCCGTGAGGGTATAAAACGCAAAATACCATCCCTGCTGCACTCGGGGGCGATCGCGTTCTGTATAGCCGCAGAAAAATGACAGGAGGGCTGTTCCCATACAGCCGCTCAGCAACATATCCGACACGCCCGTGCGGGCCCAGATTAACGTATGGGCATTCAGCGCCATCAGAGCAGCACCAATCCAAGCGGCTGCCCATCGCTGGCCTGAACTAGATTGGGGATCATTCGCCTGGGCGGGGGATGGAAACCCAAAACGGCGCAGTACGTAGAATCCCATCACCGTCAGCGCAGTGGCGGAGAGGGCCGACGGCAGACGCACCGACCATTCATTGACCCCAAGGGTTTGATAGGCGATCGCCATCAGCCAGTAGATGAGGGGAGGCTTATCAAACCGAGTATCCCCGTTAAAATAGGGCGTGATCCAATCTCCCGTGACGGTCATCTGGCGGGCGGCTTCAGCAAACAGAGGCTCGGTTTCGTCAATGAGACCCACGCTGCCCAGATGCAAAAAAAAGGCTCCACCGCAGAGCAGCGCCAACCCAAGGGCGGATAGTCCCCAACGGAGAGCAGGATGCTTGTCCCACGATTGAAGCAACAGGGAGAGAGGAGTAGAACGGGAATCCATGACAGGCTGTATCCATCAAGTCTGACCTTGATCATAAGCTGTCTTGAGGGAGGTCAGGGGTTTGGGATCAGATTTCTGGGATCGGTGGTAGGCTCGGTCTGGATGGCGACTCAAACGCTGCGGCAGGGAATGGAGTTCCAGCCCCCTAGGAGCGATATAGATGGCTGTCCCCGCGCTACCTCTGCCAGCAACGGGTACGCTCAAGGTTCAGGACAGTCTAGAAAGGAGACATGGATCATGCTTGCTCCCTGGCGATCGCCCTTGGCTCGGGCTCTGCATCGCAATCGTTCCCTAGCCTATGCTCGCTATCTACAGTTGGCGACCGTGCGGCCAAATGGCCAACCGGCAAATCGCACAGTGGTGTTTCGCGGATTTTTGGATGACAGCAATCAGCTACGGATGGCGACCGATGTCCGTAGCCAAAAAATTGACCAGATTCAGCATCAGGCCTACGGTGAACTCTGCTGGTACTTTCCCAAAACCCGCGAGCAGTTTCGCCTAGCAGGATCCTTAACCATGGTCACCCATGCTGAACCAGAGCCGATGCTCCAAACCGCGCGGCGATCGCTCTGGCACGCTCTCTCCCCAGACGCCCGCAGCCAGTTTGCCTGGCCCGATCCCGGTGCGCCACGGACAAAGGAGGGTTCAGACCTAAGCTCAGAAGCGATCGCTGACCTAGACCTAGATCAGCCGCTGGATACCTTCTGTCTGCTGCTGCTAGATCCGGATAGCGTTGATCATCTAGACCTGCGGGGAGAACCGCAACATCGCTGCCTGTATGAGCGCCAAGGAGCAACTTGGACTAGCCAGTCCGTAAATCCTTAGGCATTCAAGCATGTGATGTTGTCCCAATACTGAACTACGGTACAGTGCGGGCTGGACTGGATCACTCCAGCGACGCTCTCTTTTGTTCAGTCTTGCCTAGGCCGATCCCGTCCAGAGGCGAGTTGATCTGTCCTAAATTCCTGTGCCGTTAAGAAACTCTTCGATGGCCCGATCATTCAAGCGGCAGGAGTCAGAATCTTGGTCAGCTCCGTGATCCGATGGCGCACCCATAGACACCAACACCCGCTGGGGAGGAGCCGTTTGCTGCCATTGTTCCACTTGCTTTTCTAGGGCCTCAATGCGATCGAGGAGGGCTCGAATCACCTGGGCTTCCGAGTCGGGCAGGCGGCCGTGCTCCAACGGTTCTACCCGCTCACCGGAGCGATAGACGATCCGTCCGGGAACACCCACCACCGTGCAGTCGGATGGCACGTCCCGAAGCACGACGGAACCAGCCCCAATCCGCACATTGTCGCCAATTTCTAGATTGCCCAACACCTTAGCGCCAGCACCCACCACCACGTTATTGCCTAGGGTTGGGTGGCGTTTACCGCTTTCCTTGCCGGTTCCGCCCAAGGTCACCCCTTGGTAAATCAGCACATAGTCGCCGATGATGGCCGTTTCGCCAATCACGACGCCCATGCCATGGTCAATGAACACACCGTGACCAATGACCGCGCCGGGGTGAATTTCAACGCCGGTGATGAAGCGCGCCAGATGGGAAATGACGCGGGGAATCAGAGGGAGCCGCCAGCAATGGAGTTGATGAGCAATGCGATGGAGTACTAAGGCTTGTAGCCCGGGGTAGCACAGAATGACTTCAAGCCAGTTGCGGGCTGCCGGGTCGCGGTCAAAAATGATGCGGAAGTCGGCCGTTAGGGTAGACAGCACGAGTCTCTAACCTCGGTGTGCAATAGTTGGACAACGTTCGAAAGGTGGAACGGACGCCGCAGTTTAGCAAACAGGCTCAGCGCCGTAGGTTACTTCTCTAGAATCCTACAATGCACGGCTGCCCTATCCCTACCCCTAAATATCTTAACGTTCTGCGTCAACGAATTCCCACGAAGCCCTTACTTCAAATGTTGGGAGGCGGCACAAAGGCTGGCTGAATCAGCGATCGCCCCCTGCTACTCCCCATCCTCGACGATCGATGCCCCCTCGATAACATGGTTGCCCAGAAACATGGTTGCCCAGAAACATGGTTGCACAGAGGGTGAGAGGCCTTGAACCCCATAGTTCAGTAGGATGAATCTTGCATGGCATGATGTTGAACGATAATGGGCTAGCCGTGGAGCAACAACGATGAAAATTGGCATTGTGGGACTGGGTCTGATTGGCGGATCGCTGGCCATCGATTGGCGATCGCTGGGCCATACCATCTTGGGGGTCAGCCGTCGCCCTAGCACCTGTGAAGCGGCGATCGCTCGCGGCATCGTAGACCAGGCAAGCTGCGACCTAGCTCTGATGGCAGAGGCGGAGGTGGTGGTGCTCTGCACGCCCCTTGGAGCCTTTTTACCCGCAGTGGATCAGCTCTTGCCCCATTTGTCGCCAGAGACGATTGTCACCGATGTGGGTTCGGTGAAGGGCTGGGTAGTGGAGGCGATCGCCCCGCGCTGGGAGAATTTTGTGGGCGGGCATCCCATGGCGGGCACGGCGGAGAGCGGTCTCGATGCTGCCTTGACGGGGCTCTTCCAAAACTGCATCTACGCGATCACGCCCACAGCCCAAACTCCGAACCGGGCCGTGGAGGTGGTCACCCAGCTCGCGCGATCGCTGCAGGCCCAGGTTTACCAGTGCGATCCCCAGGATCACGACCGGGCTGTGGCTTGGATTTCCCACCTGCCGGTGATGGTCAGTGCTAGTTTGATTGCTAGCTGCATGGACGAAGAGAGCGCCACAGTGCGATCGCTTGCCCAAACCCTAGCTAGCTCTGGCTTTCGAGATACGAGTCGGGTGGGCGGCGGCAATCCGGAGCTGGGGGTGATGATGGCCCGGTATAACCAGGCCGCCGTGGTGCGATCGCTGCAGGGCTATCGTCAGCAGTTGGATGCCATCCTCCAAACCATCGAAACCTCCGACTGGGACAGCCTAGAGACATTGCTCGGGCAAACCCAGAGCGATCGCCCCGCCTTTGTCGATCCGGTCTAGCCCCTAGTCCAGATCATCCAGTTCCTTGCGCCGCTGACGCCGTTGGGCCAGCTTAGATGCCCGCAGCATCCGCATAATCCAATCCATCAACGCCACCAGCGTCAGCAGCGCCACTAGGGCCAGCACCAGCGTGCTAAACAGTTCAATGCTGTCATGCTGAGTGGCGTTGAAAACCAGGTAGCTCGTGTAGGCCAGGTAGTAGCCCAAAAAGAGCAGCCCTTCCCAACGATCGACAATGCCCCCGGTGAAGAAAATGGGTAAACAGGCGATCGCCACCGCCACCATCACGGGAATATCAAACCGCAGGGCCGGCAGGGCAATGGGCAAGCCCTCGGGAGCAATCATGCTGCATACGCCCATGACGAACAGGATATTGAAAATATTGCTGCCGATCACATTACCGATAGCAATGTCCTTTTCTCCCTTGATGCTGGCCATCACCGACGTGGCCAACTCCGGCAGCGAGGTGCCCACCGCCACAA
Encoded here:
- a CDS encoding hybrid sensor histidine kinase/response regulator, with amino-acid sequence MPTATVLNFLISAPTILATEPLSTVATWLADHPCEQVVVLNEHQRPIGWVRSLEVLTVAWRRNASPSSNHTEDYGIPPDLMRSLPLVTNSELALELGRQGMAAPLPDIIAIVDPEGCYLGLLNQTEFWRFIALQPSASTKPPESPAWPIPIDPSPTALLVQVLDHLPLPLMLQTSSGTVIAQNQIWQRQIGEVPHLRSNLQTVKQAATDPSILAHPWESEQFSSLRQPSLSLASIAQGYQVTKGGDVLSANQCRIDADTNTCICVCPTSDGSNRLWQFTTVSLGDVRSPDYDAAYDSLWLVLAQDYTEQQRVGQELAAKNADLIQLNRLKDEFLACISHELKTPLTSILGLSSLLKDQAIGAMSDRQARYAQLIYQSSRHLMLIVNDILDLTRIETGQMELILEPVNLEVVCHRAYEQVTQGHGGPSNPLHQEGEDDPTASCPSIQVTIRTDQACLLADELRLRQMLANLLSNAMKFTTASGAVGLEVEDWGHWLAFTVWDTGMGIPADKQHLIFQKFQQLEQPLTRSFEGTGLGLVITQRLARLHGGEVTFTSKEGEGSRFTILLPVVPPQAKQTLDPAEAAVILPHKRSSNNRLMLVMESVPQLLDDVTYHLGKLGYQVAIARSGTEALEKTRQLQPAMVFLDPVLPQLSGWDVLTLLKSDDDTSHIPIIAMTTQAESQRAESAGVDGVLSLPIDGEALEQLMDQQLAIATPTEQYPSLTVLHLGQPSPWTEIALADPDWVPSPDGSDRSPVLDLNHLLHPYHCRVLEVDDIDQADVLSRVWRPDVVLLSDRAADPVAYFQQIQDCSYLSTLPMITLTAELTQAANQYPELTVFPCLDPAAPVSPMSRDAGIPTLLEVIRVATGTYWTPHVLVVDVTTTGETPLLQPPLQYLQQSGLASVIAQSPTEMAQALQQKSGDLLLLCTDTLAFNPALVQVIQILEQAPIRPPVLVWQQAGRQGQRSASPEFWSETQTLRQRLDAIAAQMLPLDILVEDVILRIQSTLGQQYSQSQ
- the cysE gene encoding serine O-acetyltransferase, yielding MLSTLTADFRIIFDRDPAARNWLEVILCYPGLQALVLHRIAHQLHCWRLPLIPRVISHLARFITGVEIHPGAVIGHGVFIDHGMGVVIGETAIIGDYVLIYQGVTLGGTGKESGKRHPTLGNNVVVGAGAKVLGNLEIGDNVRIGAGSVVLRDVPSDCTVVGVPGRIVYRSGERVEPLEHGRLPDSEAQVIRALLDRIEALEKQVEQWQQTAPPQRVLVSMGAPSDHGADQDSDSCRLNDRAIEEFLNGTGI
- a CDS encoding prephenate/arogenate dehydrogenase; protein product: MKIGIVGLGLIGGSLAIDWRSLGHTILGVSRRPSTCEAAIARGIVDQASCDLALMAEAEVVVLCTPLGAFLPAVDQLLPHLSPETIVTDVGSVKGWVVEAIAPRWENFVGGHPMAGTAESGLDAALTGLFQNCIYAITPTAQTPNRAVEVVTQLARSLQAQVYQCDPQDHDRAVAWISHLPVMVSASLIASCMDEESATVRSLAQTLASSGFRDTSRVGGGNPELGVMMARYNQAAVVRSLQGYRQQLDAILQTIETSDWDSLETLLGQTQSDRPAFVDPV
- a CDS encoding Npun_F5749 family FMN-dependent PPOX-type flavoprotein, whose product is MMLAPWRSPLARALHRNRSLAYARYLQLATVRPNGQPANRTVVFRGFLDDSNQLRMATDVRSQKIDQIQHQAYGELCWYFPKTREQFRLAGSLTMVTHAEPEPMLQTARRSLWHALSPDARSQFAWPDPGAPRTKEGSDLSSEAIADLDLDQPLDTFCLLLLDPDSVDHLDLRGEPQHRCLYERQGATWTSQSVNP
- a CDS encoding glycosyltransferase family 39 protein — protein: MDSRSTPLSLLLQSWDKHPALRWGLSALGLALLCGGAFFLHLGSVGLIDETEPLFAEAARQMTVTGDWITPYFNGDTRFDKPPLIYWLMAIAYQTLGVNEWSVRLPSALSATALTVMGFYVLRRFGFPSPAQANDPQSSSGQRWAAAWIGAALMALNAHTLIWARTGVSDMLLSGCMGTALLSFFCGYTERDRPRVQQGWYFAFYTLTALAVLAKGPVGLVIPGLTIICFLAYTGNLWTVLWKEMHLVLGILWFVILTLPWYVLVILENGAAYTDSFFGYHNFERFTQVVNNHGAPWYFYFIVVLAGFFPGSIYLPVAIARLQVWRRSLWVDQPRSGQLSLFALAWFGVIFGFFTVAVTKLPSYVLPLMPAAAILVGLFWSDQLLRSPSQGWAIRLSHGVTVVLSVALGIALLYSPAVMGDDPAMPTLPEVIQQTSLLQAGTVVWLLMAIAMVTLWLKGQGRWFWSVHIVGFAAFLMVTVMPMGFIVDELRQAPLRHLAQVAVAQQRPNEPIAMVGFSKPSLVFYTQQPILYLSAPSLVIQRLQRLGDRPDAPDSLLLLGYPGRLRRTGLPLDQAEKLEETDAFQLFRVTLPLPDDLPPPPEE